One Phalacrocorax aristotelis chromosome 10, bGulAri2.1, whole genome shotgun sequence genomic region harbors:
- the ZP2 gene encoding zona pellucida sperm-binding protein 2 — MEVEFSRELGNYSWHVCVVDVSGEEIVSCDHTVDYERLLLSVLFANCTSLEHGKHQLRLRLMVNDTMGEENVTYSTHCNTVHADEITTPSFAGATNCTKDFMAVTFPRLIPSLSDEHMVPATPMTWTLSIDDGTRIHQLSLGQAMQQGYNFLADGHNLIFQVAFTATGVVSYKYNDKVLYTVAVRLTYGPPEHRLTVESRMLCAPGPATCNATHMTVALPAFPGILMAVSVEDKTIPMDQLQENGIAVDTQRGVKMHINRGLLKSRLHGESCSGLQFYMTSLKLSFYFHGETVTMVMHPECPCDQHVPIAAVCTQDGYMDFEILAESTIPLLDLDTLRLRDPACRPAFKSPLNDRVWFHVPLNGCGTRYWFDGEKIVYENEVRALWADLPLRRISRDSELRLTVLCSFRNGDASLTIRVDNLPSLASSVNEGPLSLVLLSYPDNSYRQPYRDDQYPIVRYLRQPIFLEVQVLNRNDPNLHLVLDDCWATASQDPSSLPQWNIVVDGCEYDLDSYRTVFHPVGHGVSYANYRQRLEVKTFVFVSGDKALPGLVYFHCSVLICDRFQPDSPLCMMRCPRQSRSKRESGIPGVNSALVSLWGPVLLVPEGWSATQGSILLSEEAWIVITTTTVSILSLVAITILFLAFLKCLKRRAFLVNVVC, encoded by the exons ATGGAAGTTGAGTTTTCCAGAGAGCTTGGTAACTACTCCTGGCATGTGTGTGTTGTGG ATGTGAGTGGTGAGGAGATAGTGTCCTGTGACCACACTGTGGATTATGAGAGGCTGTTGCTCAGTGTCCTGTTTGCCAACTGCACTAGCCTGGAG CATGGCAAGCACCAGCTAAGGTTGAGGCTGATGGTGAATGACACTATGGGAGAGGAGAATGTAACCTACAGCACTCACTGCAATACTGTTCATGCAGATGAAATCACTACTCCTTCCTTTGCTGGTGCAACAAACTGTACAAAAGACTTCATGGCA GTTACTTTCCCAAGACTCATTCCAAGCCTCAGTGATGAGCATATG GTTCCAGCAACTCCAATGACCTGGACTCTGTCAATTGATGATGGAACCAGAATACATCAGCTGAGCCTTGGGCAAGCCATGCAGCAAGGCTATAATTTTCTAGCTGATGGCCACAATCTGATCTTTCAGGTGGCCTTTACTGCCACTGGAGTTGTTTCCTACAAG TACAATGATAAGGTGCTCTACACTGTGGCAGTCAGGCTCACATATGGCCCTCCTGAACATAGACTGACTGTGGAGTCAAGAATGCTTTGCGCACCAG GTCCAGCAACCTGTAATGCAACACACATGACTGTTGCCCTCCCAGCCTTCCCGGGGATCCTTATGGCTGTAAGTGTAGAGGATAAGACCATCCCCATGGACCAGCTTCAGGAAAATGGGATTGCTGTGGACACACAGAGAGGGGTTAAGATGCATATTAACAGGGGactcctgaagtccagg CTACATGGGGAGAGCTGCTCAGGACTTCAGTTCTACATGACTTCTTTGAAACTGTCTTTTTACTTTCATGGGGAGACTGTGACAATGGTGATGCACCCAGAGTGCCCCTGTGACCAGCATGTACCAATAG CTGCTGTATGCACCCAGGATGGGTACATGGATTTTGAAATCCTTGCTGAGAGTACTATACCACTGCTAGACTTGGATACACTTAGACTCAGAGATCCTGCATGCCGGCCAGCCTTTAAGTCACCTTTGAATGACAGAGTTTGGTTTCATGTCCCACTGAATGGATGTGGGACCAGGTATTGG TTTGATGGGGAGAAGATTGTTTATGAGAATGAGGTGAGGGCATTATGGGCAGACCTTCCACTGCGCAGGATCTCAAGAGACAGTGAACTCAG GCTAACAGTCCTGTGCTCCTTCAGGAATGGTGATGCCTCTCTTACTATAAGGGTAGACAACCTTCCTTCTCTGGCTTCCTCAGTGAACGAAGGTCCCCTCTCCTTAGTTCTTCTAAGCTACCCAG ACAACTCATACAGGCAGCCATACCGTGATGATCAGTACCCAATAGTAAGGTACCTACGGCAGCCCATCTTCCTGGAAGTTCAGGTCCTGAACCGCAATGATCCCAACCTCCATTTGGTATTGGATGACTGCTGGGCAACAGCTTCCCAAGATCCAAGCTCACTTCCCCAGTGGAATATTGTTGTTGATGG GTGTGAGTATGACCTGGACAGCTACAGGACTGTATTTCACCCTGTGGGGCATGGTGTCAGCTATGCTAACTATCGCCAAAGGCTGGAAGTGAAgacttttgtctttgtttctggtGACAAAGCCCTCCCTGGCCTA GTATACTTCCATTGCAGTGTCCTGATCTGTGACCGTTTTCAACCGGATTCCCCTCTGTGTATGATGAGATGCCCACGGCAATCTAGAAGCAAGCGAG AGAGTGGGATTCCAGGAGTgaactcagcactggtgagctTGTGGGGTCCTGTCCTCCTTGTGCCAGAAGGATGGTCTGCAACTCAAG GGAGCATCCTCTTGAGTGAGGAGGCATGGATTGTCATTACAACGACCACTGTTAGCATTCTCTCTCTGGTGGCCATAACAATActatttttggcttttcttaAATGTCTAAAGAGAAGAGCATTCCTGGTAAATGTGGTATGTTAG